A genomic stretch from Lagenorhynchus albirostris chromosome 12, mLagAlb1.1, whole genome shotgun sequence includes:
- the HTR1B gene encoding 5-hydroxytryptamine receptor 1B, with protein MPESCAWRDMEEAGAQCAPPLSVSSQTGLSQANVSAAPSRNCSAESYIYQDSIALPWKVVLVVLLALFTLATTLSNAFVIATVYRTRKLHTPANYLIASLAVTDLLVSILVMPVSTMYTVTGRWTLGQVVCDFWLSSDITCCTASILHLCVIALDRYWAITDAVEYSAKRTPKRAAVMIALVWVFSISISLPPFFWRQAKAEEEVSNCVVNTDHILYTVYSTVGAFYFPTLLLIALYGRIYVEARSRILKQTPNRTGKRLTRAQLVTDSPGSTSSVTSINSRAADLPSESGSPVHVNQVKVRVSDALLEKKKLMAARERKATKTLGIILGAFIVCWLPFFIISLVMPICKDACWFHLAIFDFFTWLGYVNSLINPIIYTMSNEDFKQALHKLIRFKCTS; from the coding sequence ATGCCCGAGAGCTGCGCTTGGAGAGACATGGAGGAAGCGGGCGCTCAGTGTGCCCCGCCGCTGTCCGTGAGCTCCCAGACGGGGCTTTCGCAAGCCAACGTCTCTGCTGCTCCCTCCCGCAACTGCAGCGCCGAGAGCTACATTTACCAGGACTCCATAGCCCTGCCCTGGAAAGTAGTACTGGTCGTGCTGCTGGCGCTCTTCACCTTGGCCACCACGCTCTCCAATGCGTTTGTGATCGCCACTGTGTACCGGACGCGGAAGCTGCATACCCCCGCCAACTACCTGATCGCCTCCCTGGCAGTCACCGACCTGCTGGTATCCATCCTGGTCATGCCCGTCAGCACCATGTACACGGTCACGGGACGCTGGACGCTGGGCCAGGTGGTGTGCGACTTCTGGCTGTCATCGGACATCACCTGTTGCACTGCTTCCATCTTGCACCTCTGTGTCATCGCCCTGGACCGCTACTGGGCGATCACGGACGCCGTGGAGTACTCGGCTAAAAGGACTCCCAAGAGGGCGGCGGTCATGATCGCGCTCGTGTGGgtcttctccatctccatctcgcTGCCGCCCTTCTTCTGGCGTCAGGCCAAAGCCGAGGAGGAGGTGTCGAACTGCGTGGTGAACACAGATCACATCCTCTACACTGTCTACTCCACGGTGGGCGCTTTCTACTTCCCCACCCTGCTGCTCATCGCCCTCTATGGCCGCATCTACGTGGAAGCCCGCTCCCGGATTTTGAAACAGACGCCCAACAGAACCGGCAAGCGTCTGACCCGAGCCCAGCTGGTTACTGACTCGCCCGGGTCCACGTCTTCCGTCACCTCCATTAATTCGCGGGCTGCAGACTTACCCAGCGAATCGGGGTCTCCTGTGCACGTGAACCAAGTCAAAGTGCGAGTCTCCGACGCCCTGCTGGAGAAGAAGAAACTCATGGCCGCTAGGGAGCGCAAAGCCACCAAGACCCTGGGAATCATTTTGGGAGCGTTCATCGTGTGTTGGCTGCCCTTCTTCATCATCTCCCTGGTGATGCCTATCTGCAAGGATGCCTGCTGGTTCCACCTGGCCATCTTTGACTTCTTCACGTGGCTGGGCTATGTCAACTCCCTCATCAACCCCATCATCTATACCATGTCCAACGAGGACTTCAAACAAGCGCTCCATAAACTGATACGCTTTAAGTGCACAAGCTGA